CGCTTTGTGCCTACCGCCACCACTTCGTTTACAGGTGGCGATATTATGCTTTCCAACTTCACTTGCCTAGTGACAGGCTGATTGCCTTCCAAAACGACCTCGGTAATCCTAAGGAGCAAGCCTGGCTTACCCTGTGTCACCGTCAGCCTTTTTCCGTAATCCAGATTTGGGTCTTCTTTTGTAACCGTTTGGTACGGTACCGGATCCCTGGTGACTTCGCACTTACTTGTTACCAGCGTAACTGCTATCCTCATGCCTGCCCTTACCTTCCCGCCCACCGCGGGTTGAACTTTATCTGCAGGCTTCGTCTGTAACCCGATGCCCTTCAATACTCCGCCGACTGTATCGGCCGCGGACATCGTTGTAATTTCCTGGTTGTTTAGTACAACGGTTACTGGTACAGCATGTCTTACTTTTACAGTCATGCCCTCTTTTACTATAGCTGAGAGCTTCGGTGTTACTTCGTCAAATGCCCTAACTGTTACGCCGTTTTCTCTCAGAACAGTAGCTACTGTTCTCGCCCGCGTGCTTACAGTCTTGGACTTACCGTCAACAGTAAGATTTACGTTCGTCCCTGCATAAATCAGGTCCATTAGAACAAAAACCATAATGAGAGAAAGCAATGCAATCTCA
The window above is part of the Bacillota bacterium genome. Proteins encoded here:
- a CDS encoding ubiquitin-like domain-containing protein; the encoded protein is MEARFHQLARGLREKKYEIALLSLIMVFVLMDLIYAGTNVNLTVDGKSKTVSTRARTVATVLRENGVTVRAFDEVTPKLSAIVKEGMTVKVRHAVPVTVVLNNQEITTMSAADTVGGVLKGIGLQTKPADKVQPAVGGKVRAGMRIAVTLVTSKCEVTRDPVPYQTVTKEDPNLDYGKRLTVTQGKPGLLLRITEVVLEGNQPVTRQVKLESIISPPVNEVVAVGTKRKIARLISAPSGVSRGGGRAPAGKELVMYATAYAPNYGPGVGSTCANGMRAQKGVVAVDPQVIPLGTRVYVEGYGYAIAADTGGAIKGNRIDLCYNTPAECFKFGRRTVRVTILD